The Pandoraea apista genomic interval GGCAGTGGCGGCAGGGCCGGCACCGGTGTCAATGCCGGAGCCGCCGGAACCGTGGGGAGCGCAGGTCAAGGCGCCCAGCGTCAGCCGGCGCCGAAGCGTCAGGGCGATGCCCAACGCGCGCCCGCGCGTGCCGCACAGAATGCTGCTGCGCCGCGTCAAGGTCACGATGGACGTAATGCACAGAATGCACAGAACGCCACGCGTGGTCAGGGCGGGGGTAGCGAGCGCGGTGACTTCGCTCAGCGGGGTTCGCGCCCGGCGCGCCGCGACGGGGCCGGTGGTGCCCTGCTCATGGGCAAATCCAAGCGCGACTAAGCGCTCGCCGAGGTAGCGACGACGCGTGCGCAACTCAACATTCCGATGAACTTGAGTTGCGCATCCGGCATTCGTGCGTCGTCACGCGATCTCGCGCGCAAGGCTCGCGATTCTCATCTGTGAGCACCGGTCAGCGCCATCCGGACTCTCCCGGAAGGGCGGGCTGCGCAAAATAAGTAAAATATTAACTTTTTGCGCCCGGCGGCCCGGGCATGGCAGAAGCGGCGAGGCTGGGGGTATTTCCATCACCCCAACCGCACCGGCTCGCCAGCGCAAGCGCCGCTTTCCCGTTCTTCGAGGATTTCATGATCGCCCGTGTCACCCGGCTGTTCCCGTTGTGGGCCCTGCTGCTGTCCGTTTTCGCCTTTCTTTCGCCCGGCAGCTTCTCCGGCATTACGCCGCACGTCACGGCGCTCCTGACCGTTGTGATGTTCGCGATGGGCGTGACGCTGACCTTCGACGACTTCAAGCGCGTCTTCACGCGTCCCGCGCCGATCGTCGCGGGCGTGGTGCTGCACTATCTCGTCATGCCGCTGGCCGCCTGGGTCATCGCACGCGTGCTGCACATGCCGCCCGACCTGACGGCGGGCATGGTGCTCGTCGGTAGCGTGGCAAGCGGCACGGCATCGAACGTCATGATCTATCTCGCCCGTGGCGACGTGGCCCTGTCGGTCACGATCAGCGCCATGTCCACGCTCGTCGGCGTCTTCGCCACGCCGTTGCTCACGCGCTTGTACGTCGATGCATCGATTGCGGTGGACGTCGAGGGCATGCTGCTGTCGATTCTTCAGATCGTGGCGTTGCCGATCGGTGCGGGCCTGCTCATCAACCGCTATCTCGGTCGTGCGGTGCGTGCGGTCGAAGGCTATCTGCCGCTGGTCTCGATGGTGGCGATCGTGCTCATCATCGGCGCGGTGGTCGGCGCGAATCAGGGCAACATTGCCACGGTGGGGCCGTTGGTGATGGTCGGCGTGATACTGCACAACGGACTGGGGCTGCTCGGCGGTTATTGGGGCGGACGCCTGCTGGGCTTCGACGAATCGATCTGCCGCACGCTGGCCATCGAAGTCGGCATGCAGAACTCGGGGCTGGCCGCCACGCTCGGCAAGATCTACTTCACGCCGCTCGCCGCACTGCCGG includes:
- the panS gene encoding ketopantoate/pantoate/pantothenate transporter PanS gives rise to the protein MIARVTRLFPLWALLLSVFAFLSPGSFSGITPHVTALLTVVMFAMGVTLTFDDFKRVFTRPAPIVAGVVLHYLVMPLAAWVIARVLHMPPDLTAGMVLVGSVASGTASNVMIYLARGDVALSVTISAMSTLVGVFATPLLTRLYVDASIAVDVEGMLLSILQIVALPIGAGLLINRYLGRAVRAVEGYLPLVSMVAIVLIIGAVVGANQGNIATVGPLVMVGVILHNGLGLLGGYWGGRLLGFDESICRTLAIEVGMQNSGLAATLGKIYFTPLAALPGALFSVWHNLSGSLLAGYWRGRPTGTANDAQATATRALH